A part of Desulfobacteraceae bacterium genomic DNA contains:
- a CDS encoding 2-dehydropantoate 2-reductase, with the protein MRIAVIGAGAMGSLFGSLLAAVAPVVLVNRRKAHIDAINVKGLTVEGPDCSCRVQRLAAVSDPKALGEPFDLAIVFTKAGQTRAAAETAARLLKPGGVALSLQNGLGNREVLAEVLGPRRALVGVTSQGATLVEPGHVRHAGDGPTWIARAGPPERVAAAVCRLFNAAGIQTELADDADALVWGKLIVNVGINALAALLRVPNGVLAAEPACQRLMAQAVAEAVAVAHARGIALPYPDPLAHVKAVCRRTAQNRASMLQDVLRGAPTEVAVINGAVARLAGELGLAAPVNTLLTALVAALEATAASRLS; encoded by the coding sequence ATGCGAATTGCCGTGATCGGCGCCGGCGCCATGGGCTCGCTGTTCGGTTCCCTGCTGGCGGCGGTCGCCCCCGTGGTGCTGGTAAATCGCCGCAAAGCCCATATCGACGCCATCAACGTCAAGGGGCTCACGGTGGAGGGGCCGGACTGCTCCTGTCGGGTCCAGCGGCTGGCGGCCGTCAGTGATCCGAAGGCGCTCGGCGAGCCGTTTGACCTGGCGATCGTTTTCACCAAGGCCGGTCAGACGCGGGCGGCGGCCGAGACGGCCGCCCGGCTCCTGAAGCCTGGGGGAGTTGCTCTCAGCCTGCAGAACGGTCTGGGCAACCGCGAGGTGCTGGCCGAAGTTCTGGGACCCCGGCGGGCGCTGGTCGGGGTGACCTCCCAGGGCGCCACCCTCGTGGAGCCCGGCCACGTGCGGCACGCCGGCGACGGCCCCACCTGGATCGCCCGTGCAGGCCCCCCCGAGCGAGTGGCCGCGGCTGTCTGCCGCCTCTTCAACGCTGCCGGCATTCAGACCGAACTGGCCGACGATGCGGACGCTCTGGTGTGGGGCAAGCTGATCGTCAATGTCGGGATCAACGCCCTGGCGGCGCTGTTGCGGGTTCCCAATGGGGTGCTGGCGGCCGAACCGGCCTGCCAACGGCTCATGGCTCAAGCCGTGGCCGAGGCGGTGGCGGTGGCCCATGCCCGGGGGATTGCCCTGCCGTACCCGGACCCGCTGGCGCATGTCAAGGCCGTCTGCCGGCGGACGGCCCAAAACCGCGCCAGCATGCTCCAGGACGTTCTCAGGGGCGCCCCCACCGAGGTTGCCGTGATCAACGGTGCAGTTGCCCGTTTGGCCGGCGAGCTGGGGCTTGCGGCGCCGGTAAACACGCTTCTGACCGCCTTGGTCGCGGCCCTGGAAGCGACAGCCGCCTCCCGCCTTAGCTAA
- the panB gene encoding 3-methyl-2-oxobutanoate hydroxymethyltransferase has product MADVKTTIPEIQARKQSGEKITVLTAYDYPWALLVDRAGIDMVLVGDSLGMVVLGYPDTVSVSMDEMVHHLKAVSRAVTRALVVGDMPFGSYNVSVAKAVENANRLMKEGRADAVKLEGGRPMAETVAALVRAGIPVQGHIGLTPQTASALGGFKVQGQSAEAARSLIADARALAAAGCFSIVLEAIPAPIARLITESVAVPTIGIGAGPDCDGQVLVTHDMVGLFDRFTPKFVKQYARIGETVAAAIAAYKQDVQAGRFPEEKHSFGMKSEELDKLGP; this is encoded by the coding sequence ATGGCAGATGTTAAGACCACGATCCCGGAAATTCAGGCCCGCAAGCAGAGCGGTGAAAAGATCACCGTGCTGACTGCCTACGACTACCCCTGGGCCCTGCTGGTGGACCGGGCGGGGATTGATATGGTTCTGGTGGGGGATTCGCTGGGAATGGTGGTGCTGGGGTATCCGGACACCGTCTCGGTCAGCATGGACGAGATGGTCCACCATCTCAAGGCGGTCTCCCGCGCGGTCACGCGCGCCCTGGTGGTCGGGGACATGCCCTTCGGCTCCTACAACGTGTCCGTCGCCAAGGCCGTCGAAAACGCCAACCGGCTGATGAAGGAAGGCCGCGCGGATGCCGTCAAACTGGAAGGCGGCCGGCCCATGGCCGAGACGGTTGCGGCCCTGGTCCGGGCCGGCATTCCGGTCCAGGGCCATATCGGTCTGACCCCCCAGACGGCCTCGGCCCTGGGCGGTTTCAAGGTCCAGGGGCAGAGCGCCGAGGCGGCCCGCAGCCTGATTGCCGATGCCCGTGCCCTGGCCGCCGCCGGCTGCTTCTCGATCGTACTGGAGGCCATTCCGGCCCCGATCGCCCGCCTGATCACCGAGTCCGTGGCTGTTCCGACGATCGGCATCGGGGCCGGCCCCGATTGTGACGGCCAGGTGCTGGTGACCCATGACATGGTGGGACTCTTCGATCGCTTCACCCCCAAATTCGTCAAACAGTATGCCCGCATCGGTGAGACCGTCGCCGCGGCCATCGCGGCCTACAAGCAAGATGTTCAGGCCGGCCGCTTCCCCGAGGAGAAACACAGCTTCGGGATGAAGTCCGAGGAGCTGGACAAGCTGGGGCCTTGA